In Burkholderia savannae, one genomic interval encodes:
- a CDS encoding potassium ABC transporter ATPase, whose translation MDLLYLIAIGVFGGLIAAMIAGCDKLRRTSGGRS comes from the coding sequence ATGGATCTCCTTTACCTCATCGCCATCGGCGTATTCGGCGGCTTGATCGCCGCGATGATCGCCGGTTGCGACAAACTGCGCCGCACGTCGGGAGGCCGCTCATGA
- the kdpA gene encoding potassium-transporting ATPase subunit KdpA — protein sequence MNLNNSIQTGIFIVLLIALAIPLGRYMANVLDGKSAIVLRVGRPVETALYRLAGVDSAAEMSWRQYAMAVVAFNALGVVVVYGVLRIQQWLPGNPQAFGPMTPDAAFNTAVSFVTNTNWQDYTPEQTVSYLTQMAALTVQNFFSAATGIAVVVALIRGFARHTSKTIGNFWVDFTRITLYILMPAALVVAVALVSQGAIQNFSSYVDVPTLQVTHYQAPKTDAQGNPVKDAKGNAVMADFKADKQTIAMGPVASQEAIKMLGTNGGGFFNANSAHPYENPTPVANFTQMIAILIIPAALCVVFGRMVGDRRQGHAILAAMTIAFAVACWGEISAEQAGNPVFTTLNVDQRASPVQDGGNMEGKETRFGIAQSGIFTVATTAASCGAVNNMHDSLTPLGGFVPLMLIQLGEVIFGGVGSGLYGMLVFALLAVFVAGLMIGRTPEYVGKKIESYEMKMVSIAVLLTPLLVLVGASVAVLSAAGVAGVANPGPHGFSEILYAYSSAANNNGSAFAGLSVNTPFYNVTLAIAMWFGRLGTIIPVLAIAGSLADKKRIAVTAGTLPTHGPLFVVLLLGTVLLVGALTYVPALALGPVVEHLMMIAGH from the coding sequence ATGAACCTGAACAATTCGATCCAGACGGGCATTTTTATCGTCTTATTGATCGCGCTGGCGATTCCGCTCGGGCGATACATGGCGAATGTGCTCGACGGCAAGTCGGCGATCGTGCTCCGCGTAGGGCGACCGGTCGAGACCGCGCTGTACAGGCTAGCCGGCGTCGATTCCGCCGCGGAGATGTCGTGGCGGCAATACGCGATGGCCGTCGTCGCGTTCAACGCGCTCGGCGTCGTCGTCGTGTACGGCGTGTTGCGCATCCAGCAATGGCTGCCGGGCAATCCGCAAGCATTCGGCCCGATGACGCCGGACGCCGCGTTCAACACCGCGGTGAGCTTCGTCACGAACACCAACTGGCAGGACTACACGCCGGAGCAGACCGTCAGCTATCTGACGCAGATGGCCGCGCTGACGGTGCAGAATTTCTTTTCGGCGGCCACGGGCATTGCCGTCGTGGTCGCATTGATCCGAGGCTTCGCGCGCCATACGTCGAAGACGATCGGCAACTTCTGGGTCGACTTCACGCGCATCACGCTCTATATCCTCATGCCGGCCGCGCTCGTCGTCGCCGTCGCGCTCGTGAGCCAGGGCGCGATCCAGAACTTCTCGTCGTATGTCGACGTGCCGACGTTGCAGGTCACGCACTACCAGGCGCCCAAGACGGACGCGCAAGGCAATCCGGTCAAGGACGCGAAGGGCAATGCGGTGATGGCGGACTTCAAGGCCGACAAGCAGACGATCGCGATGGGGCCCGTCGCATCGCAGGAAGCGATCAAGATGCTCGGCACGAACGGCGGCGGATTCTTCAATGCAAACTCCGCGCATCCTTACGAGAATCCCACGCCCGTCGCCAATTTCACGCAGATGATCGCGATACTGATCATCCCCGCCGCGTTGTGCGTCGTGTTCGGCCGCATGGTGGGCGACCGCCGGCAGGGCCATGCGATTCTCGCGGCGATGACGATCGCGTTCGCCGTTGCGTGCTGGGGCGAAATATCCGCGGAGCAGGCCGGCAATCCCGTCTTCACGACGCTGAACGTCGATCAGCGCGCGTCGCCCGTTCAGGACGGCGGCAACATGGAAGGCAAGGAAACCCGATTCGGCATCGCGCAGTCGGGCATCTTCACCGTCGCCACGACGGCGGCGTCGTGCGGCGCGGTGAACAACATGCACGATTCGTTGACGCCGCTGGGCGGATTCGTCCCGCTGATGTTGATCCAACTCGGCGAAGTGATCTTCGGCGGGGTGGGTTCCGGACTCTATGGAATGCTCGTCTTCGCGTTGCTGGCGGTGTTCGTCGCCGGGCTGATGATCGGACGAACGCCGGAGTACGTCGGCAAGAAGATCGAATCGTACGAGATGAAGATGGTGTCGATTGCCGTTCTGCTGACGCCGCTCCTCGTGCTCGTCGGCGCGTCGGTCGCCGTGCTGTCGGCGGCCGGCGTGGCGGGCGTCGCGAATCCGGGCCCGCACGGCTTCTCGGAGATTCTCTACGCGTACAGCTCGGCCGCGAACAACAACGGCAGCGCGTTCGCGGGCCTCTCGGTCAACACGCCGTTCTACAACGTGACGCTCGCGATCGCGATGTGGTTCGGTCGCCTCGGCACGATCATTCCGGTGCTCGCGATCGCGGGCTCGCTCGCGGACAAGAAGCGCATCGCGGTGACGGCCGGCACGCTGCCGACGCACGGTCCGCTGTTCGTCGTGCTGCTGCTCGGCACGGTGCTGCTCGTCGGCGCGCTGACCTATGTACCGGCGCTCGCGCTCGGCCCGGTCGTCGAGCATCTGATGATGATCGCCGGTCATTGA
- a CDS encoding response regulator: protein MSEPTATVMLIDGETCIRHFVRAALTHEGFAVYDAGTGARGLDEVARRHPDLLIVDVNLPDVDGMDLIGEIRRASRAPLIVLSSRDRESDKVAALNAGADDYLTKPFGVPELIARIHARLRRLTGNPRHRGGVVRFGGVTIDLGERSVMREGGVVHLSRTEYRLLALLARHAGRLLTHDQLLTEIWGPSHMQDQHYLRVYVGHLRQKLERDPGRPEHIMTEAGEGYRLIGAR, encoded by the coding sequence ATGAGCGAGCCGACCGCTACCGTCATGCTGATCGACGGCGAAACCTGCATCCGTCACTTCGTGCGCGCGGCGCTCACGCACGAGGGCTTCGCCGTCTACGATGCCGGCACGGGCGCACGAGGGCTCGACGAGGTCGCGCGGCGGCATCCGGACCTCCTGATCGTCGACGTCAACTTGCCGGATGTCGACGGCATGGACCTGATCGGGGAGATTCGCCGCGCGTCGCGTGCGCCGCTGATCGTCCTGTCGTCGCGGGATCGGGAATCCGACAAGGTGGCCGCGCTGAATGCCGGAGCGGACGATTATCTGACGAAGCCGTTCGGGGTGCCGGAATTGATCGCACGCATCCACGCGCGTCTGCGGCGGCTGACCGGCAATCCCCGTCATCGCGGAGGCGTCGTGCGCTTCGGCGGCGTCACGATCGATCTCGGCGAGCGGAGCGTGATGCGCGAGGGCGGGGTCGTGCACTTGAGCCGCACGGAATATCGGCTGCTCGCGTTGCTGGCCCGGCACGCCGGACGATTGCTGACGCATGACCAGTTGCTGACGGAGATATGGGGGCCGTCTCACATGCAGGATCAGCATTACCTGCGCGTCTACGTGGGGCATTTGCGCCAGAAGCTGGAGCGCGACCCTGGGCGTCCGGAGCACATCATGACGGAAGCGGGCGAGGGATATCGGCTGATCGGCGCGCGGTAG
- the kdpF gene encoding K(+)-transporting ATPase subunit F encodes MSAWMMWLAGAATAVLFVYLLYALLRAEDLE; translated from the coding sequence ATGAGTGCCTGGATGATGTGGCTCGCGGGCGCCGCGACGGCCGTCTTGTTCGTCTATCTCCTCTATGCGCTTCTGCGCGCGGAGGATCTCGAATGA
- the kdpC gene encoding potassium-transporting ATPase subunit KdpC, whose translation MKTLIRPVLVLFAALTLITGGLYPLVVTGIGQAVFPWQANGSLLTRDARAIGSAVIGQQFDAPQYFWGRLSATTPNPYNAQGSNGSNLGPTNPALAEEAKGRIDALKAAGTDVSKPIPVDLITSSGSGLDPEITPAAAAYQAERVAKARGLSVDQVSRLIAGGTSGRQLGVLGEPRVNVLKLNLALDEAKPMR comes from the coding sequence ATGAAGACGCTGATTCGGCCGGTGCTCGTGCTGTTCGCCGCGCTGACGCTGATCACGGGCGGCCTCTATCCGCTCGTCGTGACCGGGATCGGGCAGGCCGTGTTTCCGTGGCAGGCGAACGGCAGCCTGCTCACGCGCGACGCAAGGGCGATCGGCTCGGCCGTCATCGGTCAGCAGTTCGATGCGCCGCAGTATTTCTGGGGGCGTCTGTCGGCGACCACGCCGAATCCGTACAACGCGCAGGGATCGAACGGCTCGAATCTCGGGCCCACGAACCCGGCGCTCGCCGAAGAAGCGAAAGGGCGGATCGACGCGCTCAAGGCCGCGGGAACGGACGTGTCGAAGCCGATTCCGGTGGATCTCATCACGTCGTCGGGCAGCGGCCTCGATCCGGAGATCACGCCGGCCGCGGCGGCCTATCAGGCGGAGCGGGTGGCGAAAGCGCGGGGCTTGTCCGTCGATCAGGTCAGCCGCCTGATTGCCGGCGGCACGAGCGGGCGCCAGCTCGGCGTGCTGGGCGAACCGCGCGTCAACGTGTTGAAGCTGAACCTGGCGCTCGACGAAGCGAAGCCGATGCGCTGA
- the kdpB gene encoding potassium-transporting ATPase subunit KdpB, producing MFDPAIVRPALVDSLRKLAPRTQLRNPVMFCVYVGSILTTVLWIAALRGDAEAPAGFILAVALWLWFTVLFANFAEALAEGRSKAQAASLRAARHDVMAKKLEGPHPKSPIRIMTASDLRRGDVVLVEAGDAIPADGEVIEGVASVDESAITGESAPVIRESGGDFSSVTGGTRVLSDWIVVRVTANPGEAFLDRMIAMVEGAKRKKTPNEIALTILLVALTIVLLLATATLLPFSIFSVAAAKAGHPVTITALVALLVCLIPTTIGGLLSAIGVAGMSRMMQANVIATSGRAVEAAGDVDVLLLDKTGTITLGNRQASAFYPVSTVTEEAFADAAQLASLADETPEGRSIVVLAKQRFNIRQRDMAALHAVFLSFSAQTRMSGVDLSPAGASAGAPSREIRKGAADAIKHYMEAHNGSVPAEVDSIVKDIARRGSTPLVVAELRDGISRVLGTIELKDIVKGGIKERFAELRKMGIKTIMVTGDNRLTAAAIAAEAGVDDFLSEATPETKLTTIREHQAQGRLVAMTGDGTNDAPALAQADVAVAMNTGTQAAKEAGNMVDLDSNPTKLIEVVEIGKQMLMTRGSLTTFSIANDVAKYFAIIPAAFATTYPQLGVLDIMRLTSPSSAILSAVIFNALIIVALIPLALKGVKYRPLGASALLRRNLLIYGLGGILLPFPFIKLIDVILTALGWA from the coding sequence ATGTTCGATCCGGCCATCGTCCGGCCGGCTTTGGTCGATTCGTTGCGCAAGCTCGCGCCGCGCACGCAGTTGCGCAACCCGGTGATGTTCTGCGTGTACGTCGGCAGCATCCTGACGACGGTCCTGTGGATCGCCGCGCTGCGCGGCGACGCCGAGGCGCCCGCGGGCTTCATTCTCGCGGTCGCGCTGTGGCTGTGGTTCACCGTGCTGTTCGCGAACTTCGCCGAGGCGCTCGCCGAAGGGCGCTCGAAGGCGCAGGCGGCATCGTTGCGCGCCGCGCGGCACGACGTGATGGCGAAGAAGCTCGAGGGGCCGCACCCGAAATCGCCGATCCGCATCATGACCGCGAGCGACCTGCGCCGCGGCGACGTCGTGCTCGTCGAGGCGGGCGACGCGATTCCGGCGGACGGCGAGGTGATCGAAGGCGTCGCGTCGGTCGACGAATCGGCGATCACCGGCGAATCGGCGCCCGTGATCCGCGAATCGGGCGGCGATTTCTCGTCGGTGACGGGCGGCACGCGCGTGCTGTCCGACTGGATCGTCGTCCGGGTGACGGCGAACCCGGGCGAGGCGTTCCTCGACCGGATGATCGCGATGGTCGAGGGCGCGAAGCGCAAGAAGACGCCCAACGAGATCGCGCTCACGATCCTGCTCGTCGCGCTGACGATCGTGCTGCTGCTCGCGACGGCGACGCTGCTGCCGTTCTCGATCTTCTCGGTCGCGGCAGCCAAGGCGGGCCATCCCGTCACGATCACCGCGCTCGTCGCGCTGCTCGTGTGCCTGATTCCGACGACGATCGGCGGCCTGCTGTCCGCGATCGGCGTGGCGGGCATGAGCCGGATGATGCAGGCGAACGTGATCGCGACGTCGGGGCGCGCGGTCGAGGCGGCGGGCGACGTCGACGTGCTGTTGCTCGACAAGACGGGCACGATCACGCTCGGCAACCGTCAGGCGTCGGCGTTCTACCCGGTGTCGACCGTGACCGAGGAGGCGTTCGCCGATGCCGCGCAACTGGCGTCGCTCGCCGACGAGACGCCGGAGGGCCGCAGCATCGTCGTGCTCGCGAAGCAGCGCTTCAACATCCGCCAGCGCGACATGGCCGCGCTGCACGCCGTGTTCCTGTCGTTCTCCGCGCAGACCCGAATGAGCGGCGTCGACCTGTCCCCCGCAGGGGCTTCCGCCGGGGCGCCGAGCCGCGAGATACGCAAGGGCGCGGCCGACGCGATCAAGCACTACATGGAAGCGCACAACGGCAGCGTGCCCGCCGAAGTCGACAGCATCGTGAAGGACATCGCGCGGCGCGGCAGCACGCCGCTCGTCGTCGCCGAATTGCGCGACGGCATCTCGCGCGTGCTCGGCACGATCGAATTGAAGGACATCGTGAAGGGCGGCATCAAGGAGCGCTTCGCCGAGCTGCGCAAGATGGGCATCAAGACCATCATGGTGACGGGCGACAACCGGCTCACCGCCGCGGCGATCGCGGCGGAGGCGGGCGTCGACGATTTCCTGTCCGAGGCGACGCCGGAAACGAAGCTCACGACGATTCGCGAGCATCAGGCGCAAGGGCGGCTCGTCGCGATGACGGGCGACGGCACGAACGACGCGCCGGCGCTCGCGCAGGCGGACGTGGCCGTCGCGATGAACACGGGCACGCAAGCGGCGAAGGAAGCGGGCAACATGGTGGATCTCGACTCGAACCCGACGAAGCTGATCGAAGTCGTCGAGATCGGCAAGCAGATGCTGATGACGCGCGGCTCGCTCACGACGTTCTCGATCGCGAACGACGTCGCGAAGTATTTCGCGATCATTCCGGCGGCGTTCGCGACCACGTATCCGCAGTTGGGCGTGCTGGACATCATGCGTCTGACGTCGCCGTCGTCGGCGATCCTGTCCGCGGTGATCTTCAATGCGCTCATCATCGTCGCGCTGATCCCGCTCGCGTTGAAGGGCGTGAAGTATCGCCCGCTCGGCGCGTCGGCGCTGCTGCGCCGCAATCTGCTGATCTACGGGCTCGGCGGCATTCTGTTGCCGTTCCCGTTCATCAAGCTGATCGACGTGATCCTGACCGCGCTCGGTTGGGCATAA